The Filimonas lacunae genomic sequence AAAATTCCGGTTTTATTCTGGGTTTCGGCGGCGCTTACAAAACGGGTAGTGTCTGTGTCAAATACTTTTGCCATTCTGACCTCATCAGTAAGATTGATAGAGAGTGGCAGTGATTGCTGTTGGGCAAGCACCGGTTGTATGCAAAAGGTCAATGCTAACAGGAAAAAGGGTTTCATGTTTTATAAGTTATCTGACACCTAAATTAAACAAAAGTGCTATATATACATACAAAAGCCAGCCGTTGCTATACGGCTGGCTTTTGTTGCTATGCTATTGGCGGATATTTATTTACCTGCTGCCAGGGCTGCCAGTATTTTTTCAGCTACCAGCTCAGCAGAAGCGGGGTTTTGACCGGTGATCAATAAACCGTCCTGTACCGCAAAAGGCTGCCAGTCGTTGCCTTTTTCATATTGTGCGCCATGCTCTTTCAGCATGTCTTCCAGTGAAAAGGGAGTCATGGCAATAGCGCCACCAGCTTTTTCTTCACTGTTGGTAAAACCGGCCACTTTTTTACCTTTTACCAGGTAGTCGCCATTGGCAGCTTTTACATTTTTCAATGCTGCGGGGGCATGACACACCAGGGCTACCGGTTTGTGTTGTGCTGCAAAGGTTTGTATCAGCGCAATGGAAGTCGCATTTTGTGGTAAATCCCACATAGGGCCGTGGCCACCGGGGTAGAAAATAGCATCATAATCTGCTGCTTTTACGCTTTTCAGTGCAATGGTATGTTTCAGTTGCTCCTGTGCGGCAGAATCGCCTAAGAATTTTTTAGCCGATGGCGTCAGAAAACTTTCCGAAGTGCTTCTGGGATCGATGGGGGCCTGGCCGCCTTTAGGAGAAGCGATAGTTACCTGTATGCCTTGTGCGGTTAATAAGTAATAAGGGGTGGTAAGCTCTTCCAGCCAGATGCCGGTTTTGCCTACGTTTTTTACCTCGCTGAAAGAGGTGACTACAAACAGTACTTTTTTAGGGGTGGTTTGACCAAATGCCTGTTGGGTAAGTAATGCCAGTAATACAACTAAATATTTCATAACCTGATTTTTCACAAAGCTAGATACTGCGTGCCAGCAGGGGAAGGAGGTGTGTCACAGATTTGGTGTGATGTACATCACAGATATGGGCTATTTTAGCAGCTAAATAAAGCAGTATGAGTAGCGGCCTCAGAAAGCAATTTGAGGAATTTATTGAGTTAACAAATGCGGAGTTTGATTATATCTTATCGCATTTTCAGGTGAAAAAGTTCAAAAAGCACGCTATCATCATTCAGCCGGGCGATGCGGTATACCTGGAATATTTTGTGGAAAAGGGATTACTCAAAACATTCACTATAGATAATGATGGCAAAGAATACATTTTGCAGTTTGCCATGGAAAACTGGTGGGTTTCTGATTACCAGGCTTATCAAACTGGTGAAAGGGCTATTTATACCATTCAATGTTTAGAGGATGTAGAGTTGTTGTGCCTGAGCCAGCAGGACAGGAATAAACTATATGAAGAGATGCCGAAGTTTGAACGTTTTGCCCGTTTAAAGGTTACTTCGGGCTTTTTGCATACACAAAAGCGGGTGATGGCCTTGCTGCAAAATGATACCTTATCACGTTATAAACAATTGCTGGAGCAATATCCTTCGTTGTTTCAACGGGTGCCTAAATCAATGATTGCAGCTTACCTGGGTGTGTCCAGGGAAACCTTAAGCAGGTTGCAGATATAATATCAACAATAACACATAAAAAGAGGGCGTCTTCTACAAAAATAGAAAACGCCCTCTTTTTATGTATTCAATTTGTTACTAAAACTTATACGCAATAGTAGCCAGGAAATTGGTAGTAGCCATTGGGTGTGAATAAAAGCCATCACTTACCCAGTATTTTTTATTGGCAATGTTGTTGGCTTTGAAACCTAAATGAAACTGTTGCACATTGTAAAATACAGTGGCGTCAATAACGGTGTAAGCGGGCATGGTAACGGTGTTAGCTGCA encodes the following:
- a CDS encoding type 1 glutamine amidotransferase domain-containing protein, whose translation is MKYLVVLLALLTQQAFGQTTPKKVLFVVTSFSEVKNVGKTGIWLEELTTPYYLLTAQGIQVTIASPKGGQAPIDPRSTSESFLTPSAKKFLGDSAAQEQLKHTIALKSVKAADYDAIFYPGGHGPMWDLPQNATSIALIQTFAAQHKPVALVCHAPAALKNVKAANGDYLVKGKKVAGFTNSEEKAGGAIAMTPFSLEDMLKEHGAQYEKGNDWQPFAVQDGLLITGQNPASAELVAEKILAALAAGK
- a CDS encoding Crp/Fnr family transcriptional regulator, which encodes MSSGLRKQFEEFIELTNAEFDYILSHFQVKKFKKHAIIIQPGDAVYLEYFVEKGLLKTFTIDNDGKEYILQFAMENWWVSDYQAYQTGERAIYTIQCLEDVELLCLSQQDRNKLYEEMPKFERFARLKVTSGFLHTQKRVMALLQNDTLSRYKQLLEQYPSLFQRVPKSMIAAYLGVSRETLSRLQI